In one window of Gemmatimonadota bacterium DNA:
- a CDS encoding RluA family pseudouridine synthase: MTFTVLPPATERLDRFLADQLQLSRTQAARLVADARVQVNTDVARASRTLARGETVRVAFPEDEAPRTLTPTAIPLEILFEDDHLAIINKPAGLVVHPAPGHWDDTLVNALVARGTTLSGGAEGRPGIVHRLDRDTSGLMVVAKTDLAHRRLGAMLAARRIRRRYAALVWGHLDESPLVISAPLARHARDRKRIVVDPAGREAKTDAYVIARLPLVDLLRLELHTGRTHQIRVHLAHVGHPVVGDPVYGAGGSRRMSDGQRTAAESLERLAPRQALHAAWLEFSHPITGSPLEFRAEWPADLAPLLTRAVGPEHAVAPLEALRYLHFFEAHG, translated from the coding sequence CTGACCTTCACGGTCCTCCCGCCCGCGACCGAACGCCTCGACCGCTTCCTCGCCGACCAGCTGCAGCTCTCGCGCACCCAGGCCGCACGCCTGGTGGCCGACGCGCGGGTGCAGGTGAACACCGACGTGGCCCGCGCCTCCCGGACCCTGGCCCGCGGCGAGACCGTCCGGGTGGCGTTCCCGGAGGACGAGGCGCCCCGGACGCTCACCCCCACCGCGATCCCCCTCGAGATCCTCTTCGAGGACGATCACCTCGCCATCATCAACAAGCCGGCGGGGCTCGTGGTGCACCCGGCGCCGGGCCACTGGGACGACACCCTGGTGAACGCCCTGGTGGCCCGTGGCACCACCCTCTCCGGCGGGGCGGAGGGCCGTCCCGGCATCGTCCACCGGCTCGACCGCGACACCAGCGGCCTCATGGTCGTGGCCAAGACGGACCTGGCGCACCGGCGGCTGGGCGCCATGCTGGCCGCGCGGCGCATCCGGCGGCGCTACGCGGCGCTGGTCTGGGGCCACCTCGATGAGAGCCCGCTGGTCATCAGCGCCCCGCTGGCCCGTCACGCCCGCGACCGCAAGCGGATTGTCGTCGATCCGGCGGGACGCGAGGCGAAGACCGATGCGTACGTCATCGCCCGGCTGCCGCTCGTGGACCTGCTCCGGCTGGAGCTGCACACGGGCCGGACCCACCAGATCCGGGTGCACCTGGCCCACGTGGGCCATCCGGTGGTGGGCGATCCGGTCTACGGGGCCGGTGGCAGCCGACGGATGTCCGATGGCCAGCGGACCGCCGCCGAGAGCCTGGAACGCCTAGCTCCCCGGCAGGCACTCCACGCCGCATGGCTGGAATTCAGTCACCCCATCACGGGCAGTCCCCTCGAGTTCCGGGCGGAATGGCCGGCCGATCTGGCGCCACTCCTGACCCGCGCGGTGGGTCCCGAACACGCCGTTGCTCCCCTCGAAGCCCTGCGGTATCTTCATTTCTTTGAAGCACATGGGTGA
- a CDS encoding TraR/DksA C4-type zinc finger protein produces MNKKQLAHFEKRLIEERTRVMKEIGYYDESFNATLQNESGDLSSYSFHMADQGTDAMEREKQFLFASQEGRYLWHVNEALRRLYKTPDRFGICHTCGKEINFERLDALPHARLCIECKEKEENGKRR; encoded by the coding sequence ATGAACAAGAAGCAGCTGGCGCATTTCGAGAAGCGGCTCATCGAGGAGCGCACCCGGGTGATGAAGGAGATCGGGTACTACGACGAGTCCTTCAACGCCACGCTCCAGAACGAGTCGGGCGACCTCTCGTCCTACTCGTTCCACATGGCCGACCAGGGCACCGACGCGATGGAGCGCGAGAAGCAGTTCCTCTTCGCCTCGCAGGAGGGCCGGTACCTGTGGCACGTCAACGAGGCGCTCCGGCGGCTGTACAAGACGCCCGACCGCTTCGGCATCTGCCACACCTGCGGCAAGGAGATCAACTTCGAGCGGCTCGACGCGCTCCCGCACGCGCGGCTCTGCATCGAGTGCAAGGAAAAAGAAGAGAATGGCAAGCGGCGCTGA
- a CDS encoding purine-binding chemotaxis protein CheW, translating to MGDSERLRVVLFRLGPHLAAAVATAVREVIPSVPATRVPGADRTVAGLLNLRGTLLTVVDGRRAVGLADSEDRGDSVLVVDRGDRTVGLVVDEVLDLVDVVTSELEAGRQLPGIDPGLVRAVGRHAGQVFTLLDTDRLLAPAVG from the coding sequence ATGGGTGATTCCGAGCGGCTCCGCGTGGTCCTCTTCCGGCTGGGTCCGCACCTGGCGGCAGCGGTCGCGACGGCGGTCCGGGAAGTGATCCCTTCGGTCCCGGCCACCCGGGTGCCCGGGGCCGACCGGACCGTGGCGGGACTGTTGAATCTGCGCGGCACCCTGCTCACCGTGGTCGACGGCCGGCGCGCGGTGGGACTTGCCGATAGTGAGGATCGGGGAGACTCCGTCCTGGTCGTGGACCGGGGCGACCGGACCGTGGGCCTGGTGGTCGACGAAGTGCTGGACCTGGTCGACGTCGTGACCAGCGAACTGGAGGCCGGTCGGCAGCTCCCCGGCATCGACCCGGGACTGGTACGGGCCGTCGGCCGGCACGCCGGGCAGGTCTTCACCCTGCTGGACACCGACCGGCTGCTGGCGCCGGCGGTCGGCTGA
- the lspA gene encoding signal peptidase II, protein MASGAERRLYWGAATVALVLDLLTKALAEQYLFRSAGHSVIGDVFQLRLVYNPGAAFGLHLGPFSRWIFMAIAVGAVVLLYRYHRAAAPGDWFRQLSLGLVSGGAIGNLVDRVRSPRGVVDFLDLGVGGYRWPTFNVADMAVSCGAVLLAISLWQEDARRDAQAEPPGRPLPPEPTPPEPVSVARGDE, encoded by the coding sequence ATGGCAAGCGGCGCTGAGCGCCGGCTCTACTGGGGCGCCGCCACGGTCGCGCTGGTCCTCGACCTCCTCACCAAGGCCCTCGCCGAGCAGTACCTGTTCCGCTCGGCGGGGCACTCGGTCATCGGCGACGTCTTCCAGCTCCGCCTGGTCTACAACCCGGGCGCGGCGTTCGGCCTGCACCTCGGGCCGTTCTCGCGCTGGATCTTCATGGCCATCGCCGTCGGGGCCGTGGTGCTGCTCTACCGCTACCACCGCGCTGCCGCGCCGGGCGACTGGTTCCGCCAGCTCTCGCTCGGGCTGGTCAGCGGGGGCGCCATCGGGAACCTCGTGGACCGCGTCCGCTCCCCGCGTGGCGTCGTCGACTTCCTCGACCTGGGGGTCGGTGGCTACCGCTGGCCCACGTTCAACGTCGCCGACATGGCGGTGAGCTGCGGCGCGGTGCTGCTGGCCATCTCCCTCTGGCAGGAGGATGCCCGGCGCGACGCCCAGGCGGAACCACCCGGCCGCCCGCTGCCTCCCGAGCCCACGCCGCCAGAACCGGTCTCCGTGGCCCGGGGCGACGAGTGA